Proteins found in one Helicobacter kayseriensis genomic segment:
- a CDS encoding alpha/beta fold hydrolase, translated as MAKKFLTIDGQHFEIAYEILNPNQPQSIVFLHGWGSNKEIMKQAFGRYFADFTHLYIDLPGFGQSQNTYILDTQKYADMMRIFLDSLGIQDAMIVGHSFGGKIATLLAPKELVLLSSAGIICPKSLKVKIKIFIAKTLRRLGLSSRALRSSDADGLNEAMYQTFKNVVDEDFTSVFSTSSSRTYIFWGNQDRATPLKSGQIMHRLISNSAFKSFDGDHYFFLHYGGEIQQQILEWRDRLE; from the coding sequence TTGGCAAAAAAATTTTTAACTATTGATGGGCAACATTTTGAAATTGCTTATGAAATTTTAAATCCAAATCAGCCTCAAAGCATTGTTTTCTTGCATGGATGGGGAAGCAATAAAGAAATTATGAAGCAAGCTTTTGGGCGTTATTTTGCTGATTTTACTCATCTTTATATCGATCTTCCTGGATTTGGACAAAGTCAAAATACTTATATCTTAGATACTCAAAAGTATGCAGATATGATGCGGATTTTTTTAGATTCCCTAGGTATTCAAGATGCAATGATTGTAGGACATAGCTTTGGGGGGAAGATTGCAACATTGCTTGCCCCTAAGGAACTTGTGCTTTTAAGTTCTGCAGGTATTATTTGCCCCAAAAGCCTTAAAGTCAAAATCAAAATTTTTATTGCAAAAACACTAAGGCGTCTTGGTCTATCTTCTAGAGCTTTACGCTCTAGCGATGCTGATGGCCTAAATGAAGCAATGTATCAAACTTTTAAAAATGTGGTAGATGAGGACTTTACATCTGTGTTTTCTACCTCTTCTTCTAGGACTTATATTTTTTGGGGCAATCAGGATCGTGCTACACCCTTAAAAAGTGGGCAGATCATGCATCGCTTGATTTCAAATAGCGCTTTTAAGAGTTTTGATGGAGATCATTATTTCTTCTTGCATTATGGAGGGGAAATCCAACAGCAAATTTTAGAATGGAGAGATAGGCTTGAATAA
- a CDS encoding D-alanine--D-alanine ligase — protein sequence MKISLIFGGKSYEHEISIVSAISLAKVLDVEHFIFLDYAHQFFLIPKDKMKSSTFSSGVYKQCKKLTPTNGDFLLSSLWGEKKLGVQRVLSVVHGGDGEDGLLSSLLEFFKIPFIAPRKEACVLSYDKELTKIYAQARGVKVLPYEVFSLQNPPSDLSHYPAILKPSRLGSSIGVNVVKSQSDLTYSLDCAFEYDSKVLVEPFKEGVKEYNLAGYKNHEGEMVFSIVEEPQKKDFLNFEDKYLDFSRTERVLKAEISKELENALQENFVKLYENCFEGALIRCDFFVIDGEVYLNEINPIPGSMANYLFEDFAYALSNISLPAIRDVSGSYAYIHKIQRAKGKA from the coding sequence ATGAAAATTAGTTTGATATTTGGAGGGAAGAGCTATGAGCATGAAATCAGCATTGTTAGTGCGATTTCTCTTGCCAAGGTTTTAGATGTAGAGCATTTTATTTTTTTGGATTATGCTCATCAGTTTTTTTTGATTCCAAAAGATAAGATGAAATCTAGCACCTTTAGTTCTGGTGTATATAAACAATGCAAAAAGCTAACCCCAACAAATGGAGATTTTTTGCTTTCTAGTTTGTGGGGTGAAAAGAAACTTGGAGTGCAAAGGGTTTTGAGTGTCGTGCATGGAGGAGATGGAGAGGATGGATTACTCTCTTCTTTGCTTGAGTTTTTTAAGATTCCATTTATTGCTCCACGCAAAGAAGCTTGTGTTTTGAGTTATGATAAAGAATTGACCAAAATCTATGCCCAAGCAAGAGGGGTGAAGGTCTTGCCTTATGAGGTTTTTTCTCTTCAAAATCCGCCAAGCGATTTAAGTCATTATCCTGCTATTCTTAAGCCTTCGCGTTTGGGTAGCTCAATTGGTGTAAATGTTGTGAAATCTCAAAGTGATCTTACATATAGCTTAGATTGTGCCTTTGAGTATGATTCAAAGGTGCTTGTTGAGCCTTTTAAAGAAGGGGTGAAAGAATATAATCTTGCAGGATATAAAAATCACGAGGGAGAGATGGTATTTTCAATCGTTGAAGAGCCACAAAAAAAAGATTTTCTCAATTTTGAAGATAAATATTTGGATTTTTCACGCACAGAGCGTGTTTTGAAAGCAGAAATTTCAAAAGAACTTGAAAATGCATTGCAAGAAAATTTTGTGAAGCTTTATGAGAATTGTTTTGAAGGGGCACTGATTCGTTGCGATTTCTTTGTCATTGATGGTGAGGTTTATTTGAATGAGATTAATCCTATCCCAGGATCAATGGCTAATTATTTGTTTGAGGATTTTGCATATGCCCTATCCAATATCTCTTTGCCCGCCATAAGGGATGTGAGTGGGAGCTATGCCTATATTCACAAGATTCAAAGGGCAAAAGGAAAGGCATAA
- a CDS encoding pyruvate carboxylase subunit B, with product MKKIRITENSLRDGIQSLLATRVKTQDMLEVAKIFEEIGFHSVEVWGGATYDACLRYLGEDPFERLFAFKEIFKTTPIQMLLRGQNLVGYRHYADDVVREFVRLSSEGGVDIFRIFDALNDAKNLKTSIEAVLKCGKHAQGAICYTTSPVHHRSFFVSYAKELLAMGCQSLAIKDMAGLLKPFEGYELIKAIKEETGAEIALHVHSTTGFAFGTHLKALEAGVDILDLSNSALSGGTSHPSTQAMVATLQGSQWDCGLELEPMERASRILKEVRNHYAQFESSFNQIDTEILSTQIPGGMISNLANQLREQNALDKMAQVAQEIIEVRKDFGYIPLVTPTSQIVGTQAVLNVLQNERYKTLTTESKNLIAGVYGHTPAPIVQELVERVGQIKTELAPEMPKAKEESKDFAQRESDVISYALFGEIARKFFETKDTQIKTEELAQKLGHLFELHSGGERYKIEILEIEHNSVRLKVDGEEKDVAITILDEGLKEEEILNENAIYAPMGGICTKIFVQVDQEIKTGEVLGIIEAMKMENEILSPRDGKIEKICVSQGENVGSKKILFLFKEEGK from the coding sequence ATGAAAAAAATTAGAATTACTGAAAATTCACTCAGAGATGGGATTCAATCTCTTCTTGCAACACGAGTTAAAACTCAAGATATGCTTGAAGTGGCAAAAATTTTTGAAGAAATTGGATTTCATAGTGTGGAAGTTTGGGGTGGAGCGACTTATGATGCTTGTTTGAGATATTTGGGAGAGGATCCTTTTGAGCGTCTCTTTGCATTTAAGGAAATCTTTAAAACAACGCCAATTCAGATGCTTTTAAGAGGACAGAATCTTGTAGGATATCGTCATTATGCCGATGATGTTGTGAGGGAGTTTGTGCGTTTGAGCAGTGAGGGGGGAGTAGATATTTTTAGGATTTTTGATGCGCTTAATGATGCAAAAAATCTAAAAACAAGTATTGAAGCTGTTCTTAAATGTGGAAAGCATGCTCAAGGTGCGATTTGTTATACTACCTCTCCAGTGCATCATCGTTCATTTTTTGTGAGTTATGCCAAAGAACTTTTGGCTATGGGGTGTCAAAGTTTGGCGATTAAGGATATGGCAGGATTGCTTAAGCCATTTGAGGGATATGAGTTAATCAAAGCGATCAAAGAAGAAACTGGAGCAGAGATTGCATTGCATGTGCATAGCACGACAGGTTTTGCCTTTGGTACGCATCTTAAGGCGCTTGAGGCGGGTGTGGATATACTTGACTTGAGCAATAGTGCATTAAGTGGAGGAACTTCTCATCCAAGCACTCAAGCAATGGTAGCTACATTGCAAGGAAGTCAATGGGACTGCGGGCTAGAATTAGAACCTATGGAGAGGGCTTCTAGAATCTTAAAAGAGGTAAGAAATCACTACGCACAATTTGAATCAAGTTTCAATCAAATTGACACAGAGATTTTGAGCACCCAAATCCCAGGTGGAATGATTTCTAATCTTGCCAATCAACTCAGAGAGCAAAACGCATTGGATAAAATGGCGCAAGTTGCACAAGAGATTATTGAGGTAAGAAAAGATTTTGGATATATTCCTCTTGTAACGCCTACAAGTCAGATTGTCGGAACTCAAGCGGTTTTGAATGTCTTGCAAAATGAACGCTATAAAACTCTCACAACAGAATCCAAAAATCTTATTGCAGGTGTTTATGGCCACACTCCAGCTCCTATTGTCCAAGAGTTGGTTGAACGAGTAGGGCAAATCAAAACAGAGCTTGCTCCAGAGATGCCCAAAGCCAAGGAAGAATCAAAAGACTTTGCTCAAAGAGAAAGTGATGTTATCTCTTATGCACTTTTTGGAGAGATTGCAAGGAAATTCTTTGAAACAAAAGATACTCAAATCAAAACAGAAGAATTAGCTCAAAAATTGGGACATTTATTTGAGTTGCATAGTGGTGGAGAGAGATATAAGATTGAAATTTTAGAGATTGAGCATAATAGTGTGCGCTTGAAGGTTGATGGAGAGGAAAAAGATGTTGCTATTACTATTTTAGATGAAGGCTTGAAAGAAGAAGAGATTTTGAATGAAAATGCGATTTATGCGCCAATGGGTGGAATTTGCACGAAGATTTTTGTTCAGGTGGATCAAGAGATTAAGACAGGAGAGGTTTTAGGAATTATTGAGGCGATGAAAATGGAAAATGAGATTCTCTCTCCAAGGGATGGAAAAATAGAGAAAATATGCGTATCACAAGGCGAAAATGTCGGTTCAAAAAAGATTTTATTTTTATTTAAAGAGGAAGGAAAATGA
- a CDS encoding YaaA family protein — translation MKILFSPSEGKVYTSSQSPLANRVKIIHQAYLDFVQNAEVGELQKIWGLKKLEEIQKVRQQSMHYGVLPAIECYSGVAYEALGFSSLDCEARKVILDSVVIFSNLFGPISAKENLPFYKLKQGEGFAHFKTKTLYQELEKELDEMLQGECIIDLRAEFYQKLYVPKSHYFTFEFLKNGKRVSHYAKYYRGVALREIAKNGGIYKIEEHLEGLHFLGSEDKMNCTKLVFAI, via the coding sequence ATGAAGATTTTATTCTCCCCAAGTGAAGGAAAGGTTTATACCTCTTCTCAATCTCCTCTTGCAAATAGGGTGAAGATAATCCATCAAGCATATTTAGATTTTGTGCAAAATGCTGAAGTTGGGGAGCTTCAAAAAATCTGGGGTCTAAAAAAGCTAGAAGAGATTCAAAAAGTCAGACAACAATCAATGCATTATGGTGTTTTACCTGCTATTGAGTGTTATAGTGGAGTGGCTTATGAAGCATTGGGGTTTTCATCACTAGATTGTGAGGCAAGAAAAGTTATTTTGGATTCTGTTGTGATCTTTAGCAATCTTTTTGGGCCAATCAGTGCAAAAGAGAATCTTCCATTTTATAAACTCAAGCAGGGTGAGGGGTTTGCTCATTTCAAAACAAAAACGCTTTATCAGGAGTTGGAAAAAGAATTGGATGAGATGCTTCAGGGTGAATGCATTATTGATTTGAGGGCAGAGTTTTATCAGAAGCTTTATGTTCCAAAGTCGCATTACTTTACTTTTGAATTTTTGAAAAACGGAAAAAGAGTCAGTCATTATGCAAAATATTATCGAGGGGTGGCTTTGAGAGAGATTGCTAAAAATGGTGGGATTTATAAGATAGAAGAGCATCTAGAGGGGTTACATTTTTTGGGAAGTGAAGATAAGATGAATTGCACAAAGCTTGTTTTTGCGATTTGA